The Burkholderia latens genome segment CGTCGATCGCGCCGAGGAAGAAGCGAGCTGCGCGCACGAGCGGCCGGCCGGCGTGCTGCGCATGCACAGCTTCGCGAGCGTCGGCCACCACTACGTGATGCCCGCACTGACGCGCTATCACGCGCAATACCCGGACGTGTCGATCGAATTGTCGCTGTCGCAGCGCATGCCCGACCTGTTCGACGGCACGAGCGACATGGCCGTCGTGACCGCATCGTCGCTGCCCGATTCCGAACTCGTGTCGCACCTGCTCGGCTCGACGTTCAGCATTCTGTGCGCGTCGCCCGAGTACGTGAAGCGCCACGGCGCGCCGGCGCGCCCGCAGGAGCTCGGCGCACATGCTTGCCTGACGCTCTGCACCCCCGCATTCCCGACCCACGAATGGGTGCTGGAAGGCGCGGACGGCGTCGAGCAGATCCATGTTGCCGGGCCGGTTCAGACCAACACCGCAGAGTCCCTGGCGCTCGCGATTCGCGACGGTATCGGGATCGGCATGCTGCCGCTGTATTCGGCGATCGATGCGCTGCAGGACGGCACGCTCGTGCGCGTGCTGCCGAGCCACATCCTGCAGAAGATGAACGTGTATGCACTGTACCCGTCGCGCCGCTTCATCGATGCGAAGGTGCGCACGTGGGTCGAGATGCTGCGTGCAC includes the following:
- a CDS encoding LysR family transcriptional regulator gives rise to the protein MDTLQNMRVFTRVVETGSFTAAAQSLNSTTGAMSRAVSELEARLRTRLMNRSTRRLALTSAGENYLRRCRQILADVDRAEEEASCAHERPAGVLRMHSFASVGHHYVMPALTRYHAQYPDVSIELSLSQRMPDLFDGTSDMAVVTASSLPDSELVSHLLGSTFSILCASPEYVKRHGAPARPQELGAHACLTLCTPAFPTHEWVLEGADGVEQIHVAGPVQTNTAESLALAIRDGIGIGMLPLYSAIDALQDGTLVRVLPSHILQKMNVYALYPSRRFIDAKVRTWVEMLRAQVPGMIAHDVETLNAIGREPQAA